Sequence from the Elusimicrobiota bacterium genome:
AATCCGAGTCCCGGGCCCAGGCCGAGCAGCTGAGCCTGCTGGCCCAGCAGAGCGAGCAGCGCGTGCTCATGACGCGCCTGCAGTGGAGCATGCTCTTCGCCGTGCCCCTGTTCTTCTCGGACTGGCTCAACCTCTCTCCTTACACGCAGTTCCTTCTCGCCATACCGCTGCAGGTCTGGGGCGGCTGGCATTTCCACGAGGGGCTGGTGCGCAGCCTGCGGCGGCGCAGCGCGGACATGAACACCTTGGTGTCCTTGAGCACCTGGGCGGCCTTCCTGCTCAGCGCCTATGTGACCATGTTCCCGGAAAGTCTGCCGCCGGCGGCGCGCCACCCGCAATGGGACGCGGTCGCGGGCTTGGTCACGATGATCACCTTGGGCCGCTGGCTCGAGGCCAAGACGCGGGGCAAGACCAACGAGGCCGTGGCCAAGCTCATGCGCATCGCGCCCAAGACCGCCCGGGTCCTGCGCGCCGGCCAGGCCGAGACCGTGCCCATCTCCGAGGTGGAGGTGGGGGAGACCATCCAGGTGCGTCCCGGGGAGCAGGTCGGGCTCGACGGCACGGTCCTTTCCGGAGCCTCGACGGTGGACGAGTCGCTCTTGACCGGAGAGAGCCTGCCGGTCGAGAAGTCCCCGGGCTCGCGCGTCTGGGGCGGCTCCATCAACAAGACCGGGTCCATGGAGGTCCGCGTGGCCAAGCCGGGCTCGGAGTCGGCCCTGGCCCGCATCGTGGAGGCGGTCCGCGTCAGCCAAGCCACCAAGCCCCGCATCCAGCGCTTCGTGGACCGCGTGGCGGGCTGGTTCGTGCCGGGCGTGATGCTGGCGGCCGTGGCCTGCGCCGTGCTCTGGGCGCTCTACGGCCCGGAGCCCAAGGTCGTCTTCGCTCTGACCTCCATGGTCTCGGTGCTCGCGGTCGCCTGCCCCTGCGCGCTGGGACTCGCGACACCGCTGGCCATCGTGGCCGGCGTGGGCCGCGCCGCGGAGATGGGCGTCTTCATCCGCAACGCGGACGTGCTGGAGGCGGTGGGGCGCCTGGACGTGGTCCTCTTCGACAAGACCGGGACTTTGACCGAGGGCCGCCCGCGCGTGATGGAGACGGTCATCGTCGAGGGCGGGCGCGACGAGATGCTCTCCTACGCCTTCGCCGCGGAGCAGCGCTCGGAGCATCCGTTCGCGGCCGCGGTGGTGGCCTACGCGAAGGGCCTGGGCGTGGCCGCAGCGAAGGTCGATTCCTTCGAGGCTTTCCCGGGCCGCGGGGTGCTGGTCACCAGCGGCGGCCGCACGGTGCGCGTGGGGAGCCTGGGCTGGCTCAAGGAGAACGGCTCTCCGGTCCCGCCCGGACCTGCCCGCCGGTTCCAGGAGGAGGCGGGCTCGGTCCTGGGAGTGGCCCTGGATGGCCGCTTCTTGGGAGCCTTCGTGTTGGCCGACACGGTGCGGCCTTCGGCCAAGGCCGCGGTGAGCGCGCTCAAGGGCATGGGCCTGGCCGTCTACCTGGTCTCCGGGGACCGCAACGCGGCCTC
This genomic interval carries:
- a CDS encoding heavy metal translocating P-type ATPase; the encoded protein is MSDLETGAAPAASLGKPRTVVLPVRGMHCASCVAKVESAMGGLSGVQSVNVDLPSRTVAITYSPVPGRFGVRELRRAIESAGYDVLGESESRAQAEQLSLLAQQSEQRVLMTRLQWSMLFAVPLFFSDWLNLSPYTQFLLAIPLQVWGGWHFHEGLVRSLRRRSADMNTLVSLSTWAAFLLSAYVTMFPESLPPAARHPQWDAVAGLVTMITLGRWLEAKTRGKTNEAVAKLMRIAPKTARVLRAGQAETVPISEVEVGETIQVRPGEQVGLDGTVLSGASTVDESLLTGESLPVEKSPGSRVWGGSINKTGSMEVRVAKPGSESALARIVEAVRVSQATKPRIQRFVDRVAGWFVPGVMLAAVACAVLWALYGPEPKVVFALTSMVSVLAVACPCALGLATPLAIVAGVGRAAEMGVFIRNADVLEAVGRLDVVLFDKTGTLTEGRPRVMETVIVEGGRDEMLSYAFAAEQRSEHPFAAAVVAYAKGLGVAAAKVDSFEAFPGRGVLVTSGGRTVRVGSLGWLKENGSPVPPGPARRFQEEAGSVLGVALDGRFLGAFVLADTVRPSAKAAVSALKGMGLAVYLVSGDRNAASYRVAEAVGIKTVFSEVLPEEKVKTVARLKTEGKRVAMVGEGFNDAPALSEADIGISLASGTDIATEAADITLINPDLETIALAIRLSQKIRKVIWENLVLSFAYNLLLIPVAAGVLYKPFGVMLKPQYAGAAMALSSISVALNSLRLRRKKI